Proteins encoded within one genomic window of Papio anubis isolate 15944 chromosome X, Panubis1.0, whole genome shotgun sequence:
- the LOC101015257 gene encoding uncharacterized protein CXorf49-like gives MSSPDEVSVWGAGFDLEGGEQAGTRTVSPGAPQGHGRGRSLDLGAPRSGKGQSRFTDPEGFSFEPESELIEQGRVVLWGREGRPGTPVDDQGDGVDYSFYLADEPATIMPPPSVQRHPFPEGTATEGSAENRVDPEVDPSGSGALGPSPGEWQQASAGRLHLCGPGSGRAWKNPERGSKSRLSVQVDPQQPSAKGPARMSTHDSDSSDETSDLPLMRVGIRHKEGSQAKSGSRKKAADTSRHSSFHCKESYLPVPGRFLTSAPRGLTPVMERPAVGELEDSPGKKMQSRAWGKVEARPSCSGAATAGAVPRGPSRRKMAQEKKSQGGASQLALGRSFPACGKRLSAAPPEPATSQPLSGVRPQGISKKRQKPKHSSPGKKPAGRKTRESQVVTREDNDPNRDEVPRAQLPTHRPGLPRLSVHRGELSSCNPNIRAPQVPGTSEPSAYSLGGLLPRRHAPYGESCGFDRGGGERGREGNLWLCRFWGLSLVSILPCPPRQVSHGKWGVDGAGFKSHPPL, from the exons ATGAGCTCTCCCGACGAAGTGTCCGTTTGGGGGGCTGGTTTCGACCTGGAGGGTGGCGAGCAGGCTGGCACCCGCACGGTCAGCCCCGGAGCCCCACAGGGCCACGGCCGTGGCCGAAGCCTCGATTTGGGGGCACCGCGCAGTGGCAAGGGCCAGAGCAGGTTCACAGATCCTGAGGGCTTCAGCTTCGAGCCTGAGAGCGAATTGATAGAGCAGGGAAGGGTGGTGCTCTGGGGCCGGGAAGGCCGGCCTGGCACCCCCGTCGATGACCAAGGGGATGGTGTGGACTACTCTTTCTACCTGGCTGATGAGCCAGCCACCATCATGCCGCCGCCCAGCGTTCAGAGACACCCGTTCCCTGAAGGCACCGCTACTGAAGGGTCCGCTGAAAACCGGGTGGACCCGGAGGTCGATCCCAGTGGGAGTGGCGCACTGGGCCCCAGCCCTGGAGAATGGCAGCAGGCCTCTGCCGGTCGTCTCCACCTCTGTGGTCCTGGGTCAGGCCGGGCCTGGAAGAACCCAGAAAGGGGCTCGAAGAGCAGATTGAGCGTCCAAGTGGATCCCCAGCAGCCTTCTGCAAAAGGCCCCGCCAGGATGTCTACCCACGACTCTGATTCCTCCGATGAGACCAGTGACTTACCACTGATGAGGGTGGGCATTCGCCACAAAGAAGGAAGCCAAGCCAAGTCCGGCAGCCGCAAGAAGGCAGCAGACACATCCAGACACTCAAGCTTCCACTGCAAGGAGAGTTACCTGCCCGTGCCAGGCCGTTTCCTGACCTCTGCTCCCCGCGGACTCACTCCAGTCATGGAGAGGCCGGCTGTGGGAGAGCTGGAGGACTCTCCCGGAAAGAAAATGCAGAGCAGGGCCTGGGGAAAGGTGGAAGCCaggcccagctgctcaggagctgCCACTGCAGGGGCCGTGCCCCGGGGCCCTTCAAGGAGGAAGATGGCCCAGGAGAAGAAGTCCCAAGGGGGTGCCTCTCAGCTGGCCCTGGGGAGATCCTTTCCTGCCTGCGGAAAGAGACTCTCAGCCGCTCCCCCGGAGCCGGCCACCTCCCAGCCCTTGTCGGGTGTGCGGCCCCAGGGGATCTCCAAGAAACGACAAAAGCCTAAgcacagcagccctgggaagaAACCTGCAGGAAGGAAGACCAGGGAGTCCCAGGTTGTGACCAGAGAAGATAATGACCcaaatagagatgaggtcccaAGGGCCCAA CTTCCCACACACAGGCCAGGGCTGCCTCGCCTATCCGTGCATCGTGGAGAACTCAGCAGTTGCAACCCCAACATCAGAGCTCCCCAAGTTCCGGGAACTTCAGAGCCCTCTGCCTACAGCCTGGGAGGCCTCCTGCCCAGACGCCATGCACCCTACGGTGAGTCTTGCGGGTTTGATaggggtggaggggagaggggTCGGGAGGGAAACCTCTGGCTCTGTCGCTTCTGGGGGCTAAGTCTTGTTTCTATTCTTCCCTGCCCACCCAGGCAGGTGTCCCACGGGAAATGGGGTGTCGATGGGGCTGGCTTTAAGTCACATCCTCCTCTATGA
- the LOC108584346 gene encoding uncharacterized protein LOC108584346, producing MRSRGTGVKCACGSHALSGTSPTSAWDEGGGVPKASLFLLRGPVRWAWLDSALPFRRYQDDRLPTAQAARTGAMSSPDKVSVCGVAFDLEGGEQAGSCMASPRAPRGQGHGLDLGAPGSLEGQSGFTDPKVFSFESESELIEQGKVVLRGREGRPGTPVDDQRDVVDYSSYLADEPAAIVPPPSVQGQPSPEGATAEGSADNWEDLEREIEDLTQQLGMMEPWLGQGWTAVSFCRHGGRGWAVGTGGVTGTDFPLGKRTKESPALEPSVPFQLGVCTDSSVSSELRVLLVHESQNSPSLRRVRDTTCVFPLTAA from the exons ATGAGAAGTCGCGGCACTGGCGTCAAGTGCGCATGCGGAAGCCACGCGCTGTCGGGGACATCTCCTACTTCCGCCTGGGATGAGGGTGGCGGTGTCCCGAAGGCCTCACTGTTCCTGTTGCGTGGCCCAGTCCGCTGGGCTTGGCTGGACTCGGCTCTCCCCTTCCGCCGTTACCAGGACGACCGTCTCCCCACAGCCCAGGCTGCCCGGACTGGCGCCATGAGCTCCCCCGACAAGGTATCCGTTTGTGGGGTTGCTTTCGACCTGGAGGGTGGCGAGCAGGCTGGCTCCTGCATGGCCAGTCCCAGAGCCCCACGGGGCCAGGGCCACGGCCTCGATTTGGGGGCACCAGGCAGCCTCGAGGGCCAGAGCGGGTTCACAGATCCCAAGGTTTTCAGCTTCGAGTCTGAGAGCGAATTGATAGAGCAGGGAAAGGTGGTGCTCCGGGGCCGGGAAGGCCGGCCTGGCACCCCCGTCGACGACCAAAGGGACGTTGTGGACTACTCGTCCTACCTGGCTGACGAACCAGCCGCCATCGTGCCACCGCCCAGCGTCCAAGGACAGCCGTCCCCAGAAGGCGCCACTGCCGAAGGGTCGGCTGACAACTGGGAGGACCTGGAG AGGGAAATTGAGGACCTTACACAGCAACTAGGTATGATGGAGCCCTGGCTGGGGCAGGGATGGACAGCGGTGTCTTTCTGCAGGcatggggggcgggggtgggctGTAGGTACAGGCGGCGTCACTGGGACTGACTTTCCTTTGGGGAAGAGAACGAAAGAAAGCCCGGCCCTGGAGCCTTCTGTGCCTTTCCAGCTAGGGGTGTGCACAGACAGCAGTGTGTCGTCTGAACTCCGTGTACTCTTAGTCCACGAGTCCCAGAACTCTCCTTCTCTTAGGAGAGTTAGAGATACCACATGTGTTTTCCCTTTAACTGCTGCCTGA
- the LOC101015597 gene encoding uncharacterized protein CXorf49 isoform X3: protein MSSTDEVSVCGAGFGPEGGKQAGAHAASPGAPQGHGHGRGLDLKGQRSGEGKGESGFTDPEGFSFEPESELIEQGRVVLWGREGRPGTPVDDQGDGVDYSFYLADESATIMPPSSVQGHPSPEGAAAKGSTDIWADLEVGPSGRGSLNPCPGEWQQSSGGPLHLSVPGPGPAWENPERGSKSRLSVQVDPQQPSAEGPAGLNSDDSDSTDESSDLPVIRVIISTKQGSQAKPGSPKKPADTCRRPSFHRRESHLQVQGPLLTSSPRRLTPVVERPAMGELDAPSLKKMQSMVWGKVGVRPSCSGAAVRGPLPRGPLGRKVTQEKKSLEGAPKPALRGAFPAWGQRLSVVPPDPASFPPVSGVGLLGKSTRPKEPKHSSPGKRPAGRKTRESQAAAREDNDQNRDDVPRAQLPTQKPELISLSVRRGEYSSGDPNVRAPQVLGTSQPSAFTLRRMVPRCHAPSGDQQPLVHPPRPERQQQPPGTQGCPRCILLQMEIDDLRDQLGWSQHLPTR from the exons ATGAGCTCCACAGATGAAGTGTCCGTTTGCGGGGCTGGTTTCGGCCCGGAGGGTGGCAAGCAGGCCGGGGCCCACGCCGCCAGCCCCGGAGCCCCACAGGGCCACGGCCACGGCCGAGGCCTCGATTTGAAGGGGCAGCGCAGTGGTGAGGGCAAGGGGGAGAGCGGGTTCACAGATCCTGAGGGCTTCAGTTTCGAGCCTGAGAGCGAATTGATAGAGCAGGGAAGGGTGGTACTCTGGGGCCGGGAAGGCCGGCCTGGCACCCCGGTCGACGACCAAGGGGACGGTGTGGACTACTCTTTCTACCTGGCTGATGAGTCAGCCACCATCATGCCGCCGTCCAGCGTCCAGGGACACCCGTCCCCAGAAGGCGCCGCTGCCAAAGGGTCCACTGACATCTGGGCGGACCTGGAGGTTGGTCCCAGTGGGAGAGGCTCACTGAACCCCTGCCCTGGAGAATGGCAGCAGTCCTCCGGTGGCCCTCTCCACCTCAGTGTTCCTGGGCCAGGACCGGCCTGGGAGAACCCAGAAAGGGGCTCGAAGAGCAGATTAAGCGTCCAAGTGGATCCCCAGCAGCCCTCTGCGGAAGGCCCCGCCGGGCTGAATAGTGACGACTCTGATTCCACAGATGAGAGCAGCGACTTACCGGTGATTAGGGTGATCATTAGCACCAAACAAGGAAGCCAGGCCAAGCCCGGAAGCCCCAAGAAGCCAGCAGACACTTGCAGACGCCCCAGTTTCCACCGCAGGGAGAGTCACCTTCAGGTTCAGGGACCTCTCCTGACCTCTTCTCCCCGCAGACTCACCCCAGTAGTAGAGAGGCCGGCCATGGGAGAGCTGGATGCGCCTTCCTTGAAGAAAATGCAGAGCATGGTGTGGGGAAAGGTGGGGGTCaggcccagctgctcaggagctgCCGTTAGAGGGCCCCTACCCCGGGGCCCTCTGGGAAGGAAGGTGACCCAGGAGAAGAAATCCCTAGAGGGTGCGCCAAAACCGGCCCTGCGGGGAGCCTTTCCTGCCTGGGGGCAGAGACTTTCAGTAGTTCCACCTGATCCAGCCAGCTTCCCGCCAGTCTCTGGTGTGGGGCTCCTGGGGAAGTCCACGAGACCCAAGGAGCCCAAgcacagcagccctgggaagaGACCTGCAGGAAGGAAAACCAGGGAGTCCCAGGCTGCGGCCAGAGAAGATAATGACCAAAATAGAGATGACGTCCCAAGGGCCCAA CTTCCCACACAGAAGCCAGAGCTGATTTCCCTGTCCGTGCGTCGTGGAGAATACAGCAGTGGTGACCCCAACGTCAGAGCTCCCCAAGTACTAGGAACCTCACAGCCCTCGGCCTTTACCTTGAGACGCATGGTGCCCAGATGCCATGCACCCTCCG gtGACCAGCAGCCACTTGTCCATCCCCCAAGACCAGAAAGGCAGCAGCAGCCCCCGGGAACCCAGGGCTGTCCTCGG TGCATCCTGCTGCAGATGGAAATTGATGACCTTAGAGACCAACTAG GTTGGAGCCAGCATCTTCCTACAAGATGA
- the LOC101015597 gene encoding uncharacterized protein CXorf49 isoform X1: MSSTDEVSVCGAGFGPEGGKQAGAHAASPGAPQGHGHGRGLDLKGQRSGEGKGESGFTDPEGFSFEPESELIEQGRVVLWGREGRPGTPVDDQGDGVDYSFYLADESATIMPPSSVQGHPSPEGAAAKGSTDIWADLEVGPSGRGSLNPCPGEWQQSSGGPLHLSVPGPGPAWENPERGSKSRLSVQVDPQQPSAEGPAGLNSDDSDSTDESSDLPVIRVIISTKQGSQAKPGSPKKPADTCRRPSFHRRESHLQVQGPLLTSSPRRLTPVVERPAMGELDAPSLKKMQSMVWGKVGVRPSCSGAAVRGPLPRGPLGRKVTQEKKSLEGAPKPALRGAFPAWGQRLSVVPPDPASFPPVSGVGLLGKSTRPKEPKHSSPGKRPAGRKTRESQAAAREDNDQNRDDVPRAQLPTQKPELISLSVRRGEYSSGDPNVRAPQVLGTSQPSAFTLRRMVPRCHAPSGDQQPLVHPPRPERQQQPPGTQGCPRCILLQMEIDDLRDQLGMMEPWLGQGWTAVSFCRCRGWGWTAGTGGVTGTDFPLGKRIKQAWPCSLLCLSS, encoded by the exons ATGAGCTCCACAGATGAAGTGTCCGTTTGCGGGGCTGGTTTCGGCCCGGAGGGTGGCAAGCAGGCCGGGGCCCACGCCGCCAGCCCCGGAGCCCCACAGGGCCACGGCCACGGCCGAGGCCTCGATTTGAAGGGGCAGCGCAGTGGTGAGGGCAAGGGGGAGAGCGGGTTCACAGATCCTGAGGGCTTCAGTTTCGAGCCTGAGAGCGAATTGATAGAGCAGGGAAGGGTGGTACTCTGGGGCCGGGAAGGCCGGCCTGGCACCCCGGTCGACGACCAAGGGGACGGTGTGGACTACTCTTTCTACCTGGCTGATGAGTCAGCCACCATCATGCCGCCGTCCAGCGTCCAGGGACACCCGTCCCCAGAAGGCGCCGCTGCCAAAGGGTCCACTGACATCTGGGCGGACCTGGAGGTTGGTCCCAGTGGGAGAGGCTCACTGAACCCCTGCCCTGGAGAATGGCAGCAGTCCTCCGGTGGCCCTCTCCACCTCAGTGTTCCTGGGCCAGGACCGGCCTGGGAGAACCCAGAAAGGGGCTCGAAGAGCAGATTAAGCGTCCAAGTGGATCCCCAGCAGCCCTCTGCGGAAGGCCCCGCCGGGCTGAATAGTGACGACTCTGATTCCACAGATGAGAGCAGCGACTTACCGGTGATTAGGGTGATCATTAGCACCAAACAAGGAAGCCAGGCCAAGCCCGGAAGCCCCAAGAAGCCAGCAGACACTTGCAGACGCCCCAGTTTCCACCGCAGGGAGAGTCACCTTCAGGTTCAGGGACCTCTCCTGACCTCTTCTCCCCGCAGACTCACCCCAGTAGTAGAGAGGCCGGCCATGGGAGAGCTGGATGCGCCTTCCTTGAAGAAAATGCAGAGCATGGTGTGGGGAAAGGTGGGGGTCaggcccagctgctcaggagctgCCGTTAGAGGGCCCCTACCCCGGGGCCCTCTGGGAAGGAAGGTGACCCAGGAGAAGAAATCCCTAGAGGGTGCGCCAAAACCGGCCCTGCGGGGAGCCTTTCCTGCCTGGGGGCAGAGACTTTCAGTAGTTCCACCTGATCCAGCCAGCTTCCCGCCAGTCTCTGGTGTGGGGCTCCTGGGGAAGTCCACGAGACCCAAGGAGCCCAAgcacagcagccctgggaagaGACCTGCAGGAAGGAAAACCAGGGAGTCCCAGGCTGCGGCCAGAGAAGATAATGACCAAAATAGAGATGACGTCCCAAGGGCCCAA CTTCCCACACAGAAGCCAGAGCTGATTTCCCTGTCCGTGCGTCGTGGAGAATACAGCAGTGGTGACCCCAACGTCAGAGCTCCCCAAGTACTAGGAACCTCACAGCCCTCGGCCTTTACCTTGAGACGCATGGTGCCCAGATGCCATGCACCCTCCG gtGACCAGCAGCCACTTGTCCATCCCCCAAGACCAGAAAGGCAGCAGCAGCCCCCGGGAACCCAGGGCTGTCCTCGG TGCATCCTGCTGCAGATGGAAATTGATGACCTTAGAGACCAACTAGGTATGATGGAGCCCTGGCTGGGGCAGGGATGGACAGCAGTGTCTTTCTGCAGGTGCCGGGGATGGGGGTGGACTGCAGGTACAGGTGGTGTCACTGGGACTGACTTTCCTCTGGGGAAGAGAATCAAGCAGGCGTGGCCCTGCAGCCTTCTGTGCCTTTCCAGCTAG
- the LOC101015597 gene encoding uncharacterized protein CXorf49 isoform X2 codes for MSSTDEVSVCGAGFGPEGGKQAGAHAASPGAPQGHGHGRGLDLKGQRSGEGKGESGFTDPEGFSFEPESELIEQGRVVLWGREGRPGTPVDDQGDGVDYSFYLADESATIMPPSSVQGHPSPEGAAAKGSTDIWADLEVGPSGRGSLNPCPGEWQQSSGGPLHLSVPGPGPAWENPERGSKSRLSVQVDPQQPSAEGPAGLNSDDSDSTDESSDLPVIRVIISTKQGSQAKPGSPKKPADTCRRPSFHRRESHLQVQGPLLTSSPRRLTPVVERPAMGELDAPSLKKMQSMVWGKVGVRPSCSGAAVRGPLPRGPLGRKVTQEKKSLEGAPKPALRGAFPAWGQRLSVVPPDPASFPPVSGVGLLGKSTRPKEPKHSSPGKRPAGRKTRESQAAAREDNDQNRDDVPRAQLPTQKPELISLSVRRGEYSSGDPNVRAPQVLGTSQPSAFTLRRMVPRCHAPSGDQQPLVHPPRPERQQQPPGTQGCPRCILLQMEIDDLRDQLAAMQFLTDKFQDL; via the exons ATGAGCTCCACAGATGAAGTGTCCGTTTGCGGGGCTGGTTTCGGCCCGGAGGGTGGCAAGCAGGCCGGGGCCCACGCCGCCAGCCCCGGAGCCCCACAGGGCCACGGCCACGGCCGAGGCCTCGATTTGAAGGGGCAGCGCAGTGGTGAGGGCAAGGGGGAGAGCGGGTTCACAGATCCTGAGGGCTTCAGTTTCGAGCCTGAGAGCGAATTGATAGAGCAGGGAAGGGTGGTACTCTGGGGCCGGGAAGGCCGGCCTGGCACCCCGGTCGACGACCAAGGGGACGGTGTGGACTACTCTTTCTACCTGGCTGATGAGTCAGCCACCATCATGCCGCCGTCCAGCGTCCAGGGACACCCGTCCCCAGAAGGCGCCGCTGCCAAAGGGTCCACTGACATCTGGGCGGACCTGGAGGTTGGTCCCAGTGGGAGAGGCTCACTGAACCCCTGCCCTGGAGAATGGCAGCAGTCCTCCGGTGGCCCTCTCCACCTCAGTGTTCCTGGGCCAGGACCGGCCTGGGAGAACCCAGAAAGGGGCTCGAAGAGCAGATTAAGCGTCCAAGTGGATCCCCAGCAGCCCTCTGCGGAAGGCCCCGCCGGGCTGAATAGTGACGACTCTGATTCCACAGATGAGAGCAGCGACTTACCGGTGATTAGGGTGATCATTAGCACCAAACAAGGAAGCCAGGCCAAGCCCGGAAGCCCCAAGAAGCCAGCAGACACTTGCAGACGCCCCAGTTTCCACCGCAGGGAGAGTCACCTTCAGGTTCAGGGACCTCTCCTGACCTCTTCTCCCCGCAGACTCACCCCAGTAGTAGAGAGGCCGGCCATGGGAGAGCTGGATGCGCCTTCCTTGAAGAAAATGCAGAGCATGGTGTGGGGAAAGGTGGGGGTCaggcccagctgctcaggagctgCCGTTAGAGGGCCCCTACCCCGGGGCCCTCTGGGAAGGAAGGTGACCCAGGAGAAGAAATCCCTAGAGGGTGCGCCAAAACCGGCCCTGCGGGGAGCCTTTCCTGCCTGGGGGCAGAGACTTTCAGTAGTTCCACCTGATCCAGCCAGCTTCCCGCCAGTCTCTGGTGTGGGGCTCCTGGGGAAGTCCACGAGACCCAAGGAGCCCAAgcacagcagccctgggaagaGACCTGCAGGAAGGAAAACCAGGGAGTCCCAGGCTGCGGCCAGAGAAGATAATGACCAAAATAGAGATGACGTCCCAAGGGCCCAA CTTCCCACACAGAAGCCAGAGCTGATTTCCCTGTCCGTGCGTCGTGGAGAATACAGCAGTGGTGACCCCAACGTCAGAGCTCCCCAAGTACTAGGAACCTCACAGCCCTCGGCCTTTACCTTGAGACGCATGGTGCCCAGATGCCATGCACCCTCCG gtGACCAGCAGCCACTTGTCCATCCCCCAAGACCAGAAAGGCAGCAGCAGCCCCCGGGAACCCAGGGCTGTCCTCGG TGCATCCTGCTGCAGATGGAAATTGATGACCTTAGAGACCAACTAG CGGCCATGCAGTTCCTCACTGACAAGTTCCAGGACCTTTGA